A region from the Vicia villosa cultivar HV-30 ecotype Madison, WI linkage group LG3, Vvil1.0, whole genome shotgun sequence genome encodes:
- the LOC131659824 gene encoding F-box/kelch-repeat protein At3g23880-like — MMISSIKRKNPNITDSGDDSPPTLPFDLITEILSRLPVKLLLQLRSVSKSWNSLISQDPNFAKKHLTNSTTHSLNSLGFTFPGILTMYPPDFFFNTSVFTNVKQHEHPSQECNRCLRAKKVEIVGSCNGILCLAYKEFIQLWNPTIRKLKELPVLRNPHHRNIAYGFGYDSVTDHYKVVVVLWDHCGDEKTQVKVNTLGTKLWKNMEEFPFGSIPDQKSGKCVSGTINWLASSRRWPRPSLRFIVSLDLRNESYQKVLLPDNVEVNENSLTLDVSSDCLCMISGHDVWLMKEYGKKESWNKLFTISYTHDHSFSYSFTKVVYVFEDGQVLLQIKMAFVRPQLMIYDPRIATFKFVTFQKSFYGSGFFDLDVSKYGGLVVSIESLISPCF; from the exons ATGATGATATCTTCCATTAAGAGGAAAAACCCTAACATCACTGATTCAGGAGATGATTCACCTCCCACTCTTCCTTTTGATCTGATAACAGAAATACTCTCTAGACTACCTGTCAAACTTCTTCTCCAACTCCGATCTGTCTCCAAATCATGGAATTCTCTGATATCTCAGGATCCCAATTTCGCCAAAAAACACCTTACCAATTCAACAACCCACTCACTCAACTCTTTAGGTTTCACTTTTCCCGGCATTCTCACTATGTATCCACCGGACTTCTTTTTCAACACATCTGTATTTACTAACGTCAAGCAGCATGAGCATCCTTCACAGGAATGTAATCGGTGTCTTCGGGCAAAGAAAGTT GAAATTGTTGGCTCTTGTAATGGCATCCTCTGTCTTGCCTATAAGGAATTCATTCAATTATGGAACCCTACCATTAGAAAATTAAAGGAACTACCTGTTTTACGTAATCCACATCATCGTAACATCGCGTATGGCTTTGGCTATGACTCTGTTACTGATCATTACAAAGTGGTTGTAGTTTTATGGGACCATTGCGGTGATGAGAAAACTCAAGTGAAGGTCAATACTCTGGGTACCAAATTATGGAAAAACATGGAGGAGTTCCCTTTTGGTTCTATCCCCGATCAGAAATCTGGAAAGTGTGTGAGTGGCACAATCAATTGGTTGGCTTCTTCTCGACGTTGGCCTAGGCCAAGTCTACGCTTTATTGTATCTCTTGATTTGAGGAACGAGTCTTATCAGAAAGTTTTGCTGCCCGATAATGTAGAGGTCAATGAGAACTCCTTGACATTGGACGTGTCGAGCGATTGCTTGTGCATGATTTCTGGTCATGATGTTTGGCTTATGAAGGAATACGGGAAAAAAGAGTCTTGGAACAAATTGTTTACTATTTCATACACGCATGATCATAGCTTTTCGTATTCCTTCACCAAGGTGGTATATGTTTTTGAGGATGGCCAAGTGTTGCTTCAAATTAAAATGGCTTTTGTTCGTCCGCAGTTGATGATATATGATCCAAGGATTGCTACTTTTAAGTTTGTTACGTTTCAAAAGAGTTTTTATGGCTCAGGGTTTTTCGACCTAGATGTCTCAAAGTATGGTGGCTTAGTAGTCAGCATTGAGAGTTTGATATCACCTTGTTTTTAA